From a single Brassica napus cultivar Da-Ae chromosome C9, Da-Ae, whole genome shotgun sequence genomic region:
- the LOC106364334 gene encoding transcriptional regulator TAC1-like, producing the protein MQNMECDRSSSSTSSESGAVLHHLTTSSTVTRRMYECTFCKRGFTNAQALGGHMNIHRRDRLNKAAKQQNDADVALSSARRCFHVASSDRGGYKQVESVVLRATTNLSLRIGSMVTRRENVVVEGDEIDLELRLGL; encoded by the coding sequence ATGCAAAATATGGAGTGTGATAGATCATCGTCGTCCACATCATCAGAAAGCGGGGCCGTTCTTCATCATCTTACTACATCGTCCACCGTGACGAGGCGAATGTACGAGTGCACTTTCTGCAAAAGAGGTTTCACGAACGCACAAGCTTTGGGTGGTCACATGAACATCCATCGACGTGACCGTCTCAACAAGGCGGCCAAGCAGCAAAACGACGCTGACGTAGCACTCTCCAGTGCTCGAAGATGTTTCCACGTGGCATCATCTGATCGTGGAGGCTACAAGCAAGTTGAATCCGTCGTGTTGAGGGCGACCACGAACTTGAGCTTACGAATCGGCTCGATGGTTACAAGGAGAGAAAACGTGGTCGTTGAAGGAGATGAAATCGATTTGGAGCTACGTCTTGGCTtatga
- the LOC106364335 gene encoding transcription factor bHLH92 isoform X1: MDNFFLDSICEEEDIFWDLIAGDVSGNADNTVSVLNRSAFRSYVTDTEQTMVSSSSSVNVNKRMLNLLRKIWEEKKNALAPEKERCRQHMMKERTRRMKQKQSYLALHSLLPFATKNDKNSIVEKAVDQIGKLDEYKKELERRMNVLEAKSATDHDKMTGTKTRFSLQEPLSGIDSMVEILQCLKSMGTKLKTVQANFSPHEFSATMNIETQIRGEEVEERVERRLQETEWKLLVLAEASRIEDY; this comes from the exons ATGGATAACTTCTTTCTAGATTCCATTTGcgaagaagaagacatattcTGGGATCTGATCGCCGGTGATGTCTCCGGCAACGCTGACAATACCGTAAGTGTACTAAACAGAAGCGCTTTTAGGTCATACGTGACGGACACGGAGCAGACGATGGTATCTTCTTCATCGTCGGTGAACGTGAACAAAAGAATGTTGAATCTTTTGAGAAAGATttgggaagagaagaaaaatgcGTTAGCGCCGGAGAAGGAGAGATGCcgacaacatatgatgaaagagAGGACGAGaagaatgaaacaaaaacagagtTACTTAGCTCTGCATTCTCTATTACCATTTGCCACTAAG AATGACAAAAATTCGATTGTTGAAAAAGCGGTCGATCAAATTGGGAAATTAGACGAATATAAGAAAGAACTGGAGAgaagaatgaatgtgttggaGGCAAAATCAGCAACGGATCATGATAAAATGACTGGAACAAAGACTAGGTTTAGTCTACAAGAACCCTTGTCTGGGATCGATTCAATGGTAGAAATTCTTCAATGTCTTAAATCAATGGGGACAAAACTCAAAACGGTCCAAGCCAATTTCTCTCCTCACGAATTCTCTGCAACCATGAACATTGAGACTCAG ATACGAGGAGAGGAGGTGGAAGAGAGAGTGGAGAGAAGACTCCAAGAAACTGAATGGAAGCTCCTCGTTCTCGCAGAAGCTTCGCGTATCGAAGACTACTGA
- the LOC106364335 gene encoding transcription factor bHLH92 isoform X2, giving the protein MDNFFLDSICEEEDIFWDLIAGDVSGNADNTVSVLNRSAFRSYVTDTEQTMVSSSSSVNVNKRMLNLLRKIWEEKKNALAPEKERCRQHMMKERTRRMKQKQSYLALHSLLPFATKNDKNSIVEKAVDQIGKLDEYKKELERRMNVLEAKSATDHDKMTGTKTRFSLQEPLSGIDSMVEILQCLKSMGTKLKTVQANFSPHEFSATMNIETQVEVTVV; this is encoded by the exons ATGGATAACTTCTTTCTAGATTCCATTTGcgaagaagaagacatattcTGGGATCTGATCGCCGGTGATGTCTCCGGCAACGCTGACAATACCGTAAGTGTACTAAACAGAAGCGCTTTTAGGTCATACGTGACGGACACGGAGCAGACGATGGTATCTTCTTCATCGTCGGTGAACGTGAACAAAAGAATGTTGAATCTTTTGAGAAAGATttgggaagagaagaaaaatgcGTTAGCGCCGGAGAAGGAGAGATGCcgacaacatatgatgaaagagAGGACGAGaagaatgaaacaaaaacagagtTACTTAGCTCTGCATTCTCTATTACCATTTGCCACTAAG AATGACAAAAATTCGATTGTTGAAAAAGCGGTCGATCAAATTGGGAAATTAGACGAATATAAGAAAGAACTGGAGAgaagaatgaatgtgttggaGGCAAAATCAGCAACGGATCATGATAAAATGACTGGAACAAAGACTAGGTTTAGTCTACAAGAACCCTTGTCTGGGATCGATTCAATGGTAGAAATTCTTCAATGTCTTAAATCAATGGGGACAAAACTCAAAACGGTCCAAGCCAATTTCTCTCCTCACGAATTCTCTGCAACCATGAACATTGAGACTCAG GTTGAAGTGACGGTCGTCTAA